The Alnus glutinosa chromosome 8, dhAlnGlut1.1, whole genome shotgun sequence DNA segment TTGCCCACCACGCTTGCCTACAGCTACCTGAGTCCCATCCTTGATTTCTAGATGAATGGGACCACTTTTACACAATTCCATAAACTCTATGCACTTATTCCTACCCCTTTTTTTCCGTCCAATTAATGTGCTCGCTGTTAGGCAAAACATGGAAACATAGTctataacaaaaaaagaaagaaaaaaagatcccTTTAAAAATCGAAAGACGACTACACAAATAACATATGTGCACTTACATGATGCAGTTGGGATAGATCCCTGTGAACTCGACTAAGCCGCTGAATGCACTGCATTAGTCAtcggtgagtctgtacccatatCTTCACTTTCCTCAATGGGAGATTGTGAGCATGATGATTAATATGGGCTTGGCCCCAGCCCTGGCCTGGGCCTCCCCTTGCTCTCCTTTTTCGTGTCACTATTTCTATTAGGGTAATAACATGCCAAAGAAACGCATTAGACATATAACAATATTACATCATACTTAGTCATTATGAAACATGTTCattcaaataatttaattaactatACATTATGAAACATCAAACTTCATAGTAAATATTTACaccaaaatgaaatatattcaACACATATCATCATCAGAGTTTGTATCAGTGTCGCTCGAAAACTCCTCTTCGTGTTCAGAGTCTGTGTTTTCATTACTAGACAACTCTTCTTCATCATCGGAGTTTGTATCATGTTCCTCATTATACAAGTTATCGTCAATGAACATGTTTTCATCAAGTTCCACATATACTTCATCAACAGCTATTGGGATAGGTTCCACGTCATCTCTACATAACAAATTTGAGTCTTCATTATTTGCTTCTACAGTAATGGCATTACCCCCAACACATTCACGTTCCTGGTGTACCTCACCACTGACTCCTTGGTCCTCTTCTTCATTATCTCTCTCTAGTATTGTTGGAATATCATATATGTTTCTATGAGTCATCTTCTGCACCACTTGCCAACTACCACCCAATTTGATATCATTCAAGTAAAATACTTGTGAAGCTTGAGATGCTAAGATAAACGGGTCAGATTCATACCATGTACGAGAAGTATTCACAGTTGTAAAGTATTGGTCCGTTTGCATTCCCGTTCTAATCCCAGTGTTCCACCAATCGCACTCAAAAAAATACACGTGATTTGAGCCCGGGTAACGTAACTCCAAAATGTTCCTCAACACACCATAGAACTCAATATTCGACGTGCCATGCTCACCTCGAACAACAATACCACCGTTTTGAGTAGTACGAGTTTGTTCACATTCTGTTGTGTGGAACCTAACCCCATTCACAATACAACCTTTGTATGATCTAACTAGATAATCAAGCCCGCATGCAAGGTCATATAATTGTTTTGAAACATTCGCCGCATTGCTCCCACATATACGATTTTGAAACCAACGTTCAAATTCGGCTTCATGCCTCTTCTCAATGTGAAGGTTGGATTCTCCACTAACCTTTTGATAGTGTTCACtgcataaaaaatacaaataagtaCTCATCTTCATTATCAATTACATTGCacataaagtaaaaataaacaatcattGTTACACTTACTCCAAGTATGAAGCAGTTTCCTTACAATTGTTAAGAACATACCATCGAGCCCTTGTGAAAACCTTCTCTTCAAGTGTTACAAATTTTGCTGCTCCCAAAGGTCGAACTCGTTGAGAGAACACATCCAAGCCTATACTCCTTTCCTCTAGCCATCTGTCAGCATTTCTCTCTTCACGAGTCCATCTTGTCTCAATCCCACGAAGATAAGAGGAGCAAAATGTCAAACACTCATCAGATAAATAACATTCAGCAATTGACCCCTCTGGCGTGCTCTATTCCGCACAAACCGCTTATATTTACCAAGTGTTCTTTCCACTGGATACATCCAACGATATTGTACTGGTCCAGCAAGCTCAGCCTCTCGAGGTAAATGAACAGCTAGATGAACCATAATATCAAAAAAGGCAGGTGGAAAAATCTTTTCCAACTTGCATAGAATCACGACAATGTCGTCCTTCATTTGCTTCAAGACATCTAATTTCAATGTCCGTGCACACAGTTGCTTAAAAAAGTTACTCAGCTCAATCAATGTTGTACGTATTTCGGTTGTTAAATATCCACGGATTGCAATAGGGAGTAAACGCTGTAAGAAGACATGACAATCGTGGCTTTTCATTCCCGAAATCTTACTAAAAAGCTTGTTCACACATCGACTGATGTTAGATGCATACCCATCAGGAAACTTCACACCTTTCAGCCAATCacataaagttttctttttatcttgtGTCAAGGTGTACTTTACAAGTGGCATTGATCGAGCTGCACCATTTGTCTGCAAGTGCAATTCTTTGCGTATACCCATTTCATACAAATCCATTCGTGCCTTGGCCGTGTCCTTTGTCTTCCCAGCAATATTCATCAATGTACCCAAGACACTATCACATATGTTCTTCTCAATATGCATGACATCTAAATTGTGTCTTAGTTTTAGTGTTGACCAATAAGGCAActtgaaaaaaatacttttcttcgtCCAATTCAACTCATCATCTGTGCGCTTCCTCTTTGTTCCACATACTTTTCCAAACTGCACATCTGTAACATGCATTAGTTGTTGTAACAGTTGATCACCAGAGAATTCTTTAGGTTTCATTCTATGCTCCTCAGTATCGTCGAACAATGATTTGTTTTCCGCCATACATGGCCTTGAGGTAAGCAATGACGATGACCCATGAAACACACCTTTCCACCATACTTCAACCATTTGTATGTTGTATCCTTGTTACATACTGGACATCCAAGCTTTCCCTTAGTAGACCACCCAGATAAATTTGCATATGCAGGAAAATCGTTTATAGTCCATAATAATGCCGCATGCAATTTAAATGTTTGTTGCGTCAACGCATCGTACGTGATTACGCCTTCATTCCATAATTCATGCAAATCATCCACCAACGGTCGCAAATACACATCAATTTCGTTTCCGGGTGCTGTAGGCCCAGGGATAAGTAACGACAACATTATATGTGGATCCTTCATACACTTCCACGGAGGTAAATTATACGGCATAAGTACTACTGGCCACATGCTATATGATGTACTCATATTACCAAATGGATTAAAACCATCACTTGCTAAACCAAGCCGCACGTTGCGGGAATCTTGAGCAAACCAATCATGCTCTTTATCAAATTCTTTCCACACAATAGAATCGGCTGGATGTCTTAGGGCATTGTCATCATGTTGCCGTTCATCTTTGTGGCACCTCATATTCTTGGCTGTATCTTTTGACATAAACAATCGTTGCAACCTTGGTTTTATTGGGAAATACCGTAAGACCTTTTGAGGGATTTTCTTACCGCTACCTTTAACATTACTCCATCTTGAGGTTTTGCATTGTGGACATTCTTCTTTATCAGCGTGTTCCTTCCAAAAAAGCACACAATCATTCTTGCATGCATGTATCGACTCATATCTAAAACCCAAGCCTTGCCTAACCCGTTTTGCTTCATAATACGATCTAGGCAATGTCTCTCTGTCTGGGAGGGCTCTCCTCATCAAATCAATCATCATATCAAACGCCTTGTTACTCATGTTGCAAAGCGTCTTTATATGAAGCATATTCACAATGAAAGAGAGTTTTGAAAATTGCTTACAGCCTGGATAAAGTTCACGATGGGCATCTTCACACAATGGGTCAAAGGAGGTTCTATGTTCGTAATCATTGGTCGTAGGACCTTGAGTAGTAGAAGAATCACCCATATTAGGAACTGGAAACGTCCCCCTATGAACATCATTTAACAAGTCATCAATCTCATCAAGGTCCTCTACACTTGCATTGTTTGGTGTATGCTCAACATGCATATTATTTGTAGTAAACGGATCTTCCCCATGAAATATCTATTGAGTGTAACTCGAATCAATTCCATTTTGATACAAGTGATTCTCCACCACGTTTATATATTCACAACATCGATTTGCACACTTACGGCATGGACACCTCGTCATACCACGTCCATCCAAGCAACAAACTGCCATTCTCATGAAATCATCAACACCTTTTTTATATCGTTCAGACAATCGTCTAGTTTCCTGCATCCAACTCTTATGCATCTTGATATCCCTATAAGAAGTTACGACATTTGAAGCAGTTGGTCAAATGTTATATAGTTTATCAtcatgttttcatttaattcacACTCTGAGCCATAAAAAACATCAAAGTCACTACCAGTTTTCTCTTTCCACAATATTCTACCATATTGCAAATGTATGCTTCTCCTATATATGTGGAAAGATATGAACAAGGGTTGATATAGAAAACAGCTCTtcattttcattgattttcttcctATTAATAAATGCAAACCACCATGTCTTTTGATATTCAAAAAATGTACGACAGTTGTTGAAttacaaaataaagaagaataaaattcaACAGGGAATTACAAAGTGGTTCTATTCAAAACCCCACATGGGCTTGAGCTGAATCTGTTTTTCAACCATTATTTCAAAGATGTGGACTTCAACTGCAGATTGTTAATGTTGCTTATCAATTTTTAGGCGAAGTTGTATTCAAGAATTTCTAACAGTTGAGGTGAATTCAAGAATTTCTCTCCACCCAAACATGACACACATTGGAGCTGtccaagaattttttttctttttatataatgaTTAGCTTGCCTACTGCAATTCAAAATGCTAGTCTCCAACGAACTTGCCTATAAATCCAGAATGTATTAAGCAATTCCCCTACATTCTGCAGTATTTTTGCAGAAAAAGTAGAGTATATATCACCCGAATATCTCCACAGAAGAAGTGTCTATATAGGAAATACAAATTGGCATTCAATTAATTATGATTCATTGATTCCATATACAGGAAATGAAATTCCATTCCTTTTGGTACTAAAGGGGgcaatgattttaaaatgtccACTTCCAAACTTACTCCCAACACAAGTACTTTGTTTCAATTAAAATGTCCACTTAATCCGAATCAAGAACCCACCCAATACCTGACTATCATGCCATCCACCAAAGTAACCAGCAAAgctagtaaataaataattgaaggaagaagaaaaattggtgaaacaaaatcaaatcttcGTACATTATTCATTTGACCTAAACCAAACATCATAAATAACAGTGCCCAATGGCAATGGAGTTAATGGTGTGGTACTTCTAATGTTGGAATGGATTAGCCTTATGTTTACATTTTTGGGCTTTGGCAAATTCTAGCAAGGGCTACGAGTTAATATAATACAAAGGAATTAGTACTCCgttcgttaaaatttttattttttaaatataaaaaactcttaaaatattattacatttttttttaaaaaaaaaaaaaactaaaatattaaacatTTTGTTATCATATTTATGTCAgctataacatttttttttttaaacaacaaaaaatatcatacaaaatacaattttttttacctttatacTATATCATAAGAGCATCATTATCAAGCTctccaaatttttcttcaaatttaagccaaacaatctacttttcttattttatccATCACTTTTAAAGTAGctcatacatcaaactctctaaatatttctctattttaactatatattgttttttattagttttgagaATAACTACTTTAACTAACTACTttcatgaacatcaaaattgcacTAACAACTAGCCAACTCTCTTCATCCAACGtccagcatatatatatatatatatatatatatatatatatatatatatatatatattttggccactcaacattaatgtttaaattgaaTCCAACTACCACCACACCACTTTAATTAAACCATCCACCCACTTTAATTAAACCATCAACGTTCagcattgcttttttttttttttttaattatattattccAGTAGTAGCAATGGAGACAAACTTGTTGGCGGCTAGTTGTTTTATCACAAGAACGCTCCTTGCTTTAAAAGAACAGAACaggaataaa contains these protein-coding regions:
- the LOC133876219 gene encoding uncharacterized protein LOC133876219 — translated: MKPKEFSGDQLLQQLMHVTDVQFGKVCGTKRKRTDDELNWTKKSIFFKLPYWSTLKLRHNLDVMHIEKNICDSVLGTLMNIAGKTKDTAKARMDLYEMGIRKELHLQTNGAARSMPLVKYTLTQDKKKTLCDWLKGVKFPDGYASNISRCVNKLFSKISGMKSHDCHVFLQRLLPIAIRGYLTTEIRTTLIELSNFFKQLCARTLKLDVLKQMKDDIVVILCKLEKIFPPAFFDIMVHLAVHLPREAELAGPSTPEGSIAECYLSDECLTFCSSYLRGIETRWTREERNADRWLEERSIGLDVFSQRVRPLGAAKFVTLEEKVFTRARCEHYQKVSGESNLHIEKRHEAEFERWFQNRICGSNAANVSKQLYDLACGLDYLVRSYKGCIVNGVRFHTTECEQTRTTQNGGIVVRGEHGTSNIEFYGVLRNILELRYPGSNHVYFFECDWWNTGIRTGMQTDQYFTTVNTSRTWYESDPFILASQASQVFYLNDIKLGGSWQVVQKMTHRNIYDIPTILERDNEEEDQGVSGEVHQERECVGGNAITVEANNEDSNLLCRDDVEPIPIAVDEVYVELDENMFIDDNLYNEEHDTNSDDEEELSSNENTDSEHEEEFSSDTDTNSDDDMC